A part of Agrobacterium vitis genomic DNA contains:
- a CDS encoding MnmC family methyltransferase, with amino-acid sequence MLPWIQLDSAAIPDGGGDLRLKQRGQEFSIMLGANELMNSRLSGSEEALATLACEKIGACEKPSLLIGGLGMGFTLRAALGVLQADARVTVAELVPAVVAWARGPMAEVHKGSLDDPRVDIHIGDVGALIRSKHAAYDAILLDVDNGPDGLTRASNDSLYNAAGLRAAKAALRPKGVLAVWSSAPDAAFTRRLREAGFVTEEVQVRANGKRGGARHLLWMAVNG; translated from the coding sequence ATGCTTCCCTGGATACAGCTTGACAGTGCAGCCATTCCCGATGGCGGCGGCGATCTGCGCCTGAAGCAGCGGGGGCAGGAATTTTCGATCATGCTTGGCGCCAACGAGCTGATGAACAGCCGGTTGAGCGGTTCGGAAGAGGCGCTGGCAACGCTTGCCTGTGAGAAGATCGGGGCCTGTGAGAAGCCTAGCCTACTGATCGGCGGGCTTGGCATGGGGTTTACCCTGCGTGCCGCCCTTGGCGTGTTGCAAGCTGATGCCCGTGTTACCGTTGCCGAATTGGTTCCGGCTGTGGTCGCCTGGGCGCGTGGGCCGATGGCGGAGGTTCATAAGGGCAGTCTTGATGATCCGCGTGTCGATATTCATATCGGCGATGTTGGCGCGCTGATCCGCTCAAAACACGCGGCCTATGATGCCATTCTGCTCGATGTCGACAATGGTCCGGACGGATTGACCCGCGCCTCCAATGACAGTCTCTACAATGCCGCTGGACTGCGTGCCGCAAAAGCTGCCTTGCGGCCTAAAGGCGTGCTGGCTGTCTGGTCTTCTGCCCCGGATGCCGCCTTTACTCGCAGGTTGCGGGAGGCGGGGTTCGTGACCGAAGAAGTCCAGGTGCGCGCCAACGGTAAACGCGGCGGAGCGCGCCATCTGTTGTGGATGGCGGTCAACGGGTAA